Proteins encoded by one window of Acetivibrio thermocellus ATCC 27405:
- a CDS encoding helix-turn-helix domain-containing protein, translating into MQYPEVIKTALEYIEQNLKTDITAEELTKMANYSTYHYYRLFSWVMGSSIAEYILKCRLDHALAEIACSRKAIDVVLEYGFDTYAGFYKAFVKMYGCSPKKYLSIYQEHKPEKKPEVVNMYTEKELRTILENWDIEKNLPVSDVYLSNGSKVSGNIWSVGSDYFLKTGKRELLLKKIKISKEFHRQGFSSLPILTKTGEEYVDGKDIFILTRGFAGSPLPKSDRFGDNRVKFGEKYGKGIARH; encoded by the coding sequence ATGCAGTACCCTGAAGTAATCAAAACCGCACTGGAATACATTGAGCAAAATCTAAAGACGGACATTACAGCTGAAGAACTCACAAAAATGGCAAATTATTCAACCTACCATTATTACCGCTTATTTTCGTGGGTTATGGGTTCTTCAATTGCGGAATACATTTTAAAGTGCCGTCTTGATCATGCTCTCGCCGAAATCGCTTGCAGCCGTAAAGCGATTGACGTGGTACTTGAGTACGGTTTTGACACCTATGCAGGATTTTACAAGGCCTTTGTAAAGATGTATGGTTGCTCTCCGAAAAAGTATCTTAGCATTTATCAGGAACACAAACCAGAAAAAAAACCGGAGGTAGTTAACATGTATACCGAAAAAGAACTTCGAACGATTTTGGAAAACTGGGATATTGAAAAAAATCTGCCTGTTAGTGATGTTTATCTTTCGAACGGTTCAAAAGTCTCAGGAAACATCTGGTCAGTAGGAAGCGATTATTTTCTGAAGACCGGAAAACGTGAATTACTGCTCAAAAAAATAAAAATTTCTAAAGAATTTCACAGGCAAGGATTTTCTTCTCTGCCCATATTAACGAAAACCGGGGAAGAATATGTGGACGGCAAAGATATCTTTATCCTGACCCGGGGATTTGCGGGAAGTCCGCTTCCTAAGTCCGACAGGTTTGGTGACAATCGCGTCAAATTTGGTGAGAAGTACGGAAAAGGAATTGCAAGGCATTAA
- a CDS encoding BlaI/MecI/CopY family transcriptional regulator produces the protein MKEYKLAESEKKFAELIWQNEPIGSGELVKLCEKEMNWKKSTTYTVLKKLCEKGIFQNKDAVVTSLISRDEYYSRQSVRFVEDTFGGSLPKFLTAFISGKKISRQQVEELKRLIDEYKED, from the coding sequence ATGAAGGAATACAAACTTGCAGAAAGTGAAAAAAAGTTTGCGGAATTAATTTGGCAGAACGAGCCCATTGGCTCCGGCGAGCTTGTGAAGCTGTGTGAAAAAGAAATGAACTGGAAAAAGTCCACAACATACACTGTACTTAAAAAGTTGTGTGAAAAAGGTATTTTTCAAAATAAAGACGCTGTGGTTACATCTCTGATTTCAAGGGATGAATATTACTCCAGGCAAAGCGTGCGTTTTGTTGAAGATACCTTTGGAGGCTCCTTGCCGAAGTTTCTGACAGCTTTTATCAGTGGCAAAAAGATTAGCAGACAGCAGGTCGAAGAGCTAAAAAGGCTGATTGACGAGTACAAGGAGGACTAA
- a CDS encoding M56 family metallopeptidase — protein MSELFLTVLRMSLTASYVILCVMVVRLLLKKAPKVISYALWAVVAFRLVIPFSFESMFSILPSRTNTVPVRHEVIYYQSSQTDSGQDVGDSLADSFANVLRSDKSSIVSNVKESINPLENFIETGTYIWLLGIMALLVYNLASFLKLKRQLKSAQLIDKNIYEAKNLKTPFVMGIIKPKIYLPAGLDDTERSYILIHEQTHINRKDYIIKILAFLISSVHWFNPLVWLAFVLMSTDMELSCDEKVLKIMGENIKKPYANSLLSLATERHILNGGALAFGEGNIKRRIKNVLNYRKFPLWVIIVSVIIVIAAGIALATNPKPEEPVEQKENEKNLVESPLGTKVQIEFLSDNMGFKSADKFETDDSKIFAFIDSTLRNSLTPAKENDLENNHTNRYLLKLSNETVEYSCELYYDTLYDKAYIAKDGGLYEASTDFARYIDSFLENRNINIYIDNADAVELFKKYGWTLDYQINAMENKLNDIKALSSFNPNAYYFAYNNELSKDIGLDMSEYSNTPNIEVEVYRIHESMPQEFYPIQNCRGIVVKKGGKIIGAFISAGRHSTLNACSLNGNSFEKVTGKTFNEWLEEMVRPDEIEARLAKLTPEQVIEEYFTALDKKNIEVAKRCISKKTLLESLTANMENSELFNESLVLPLAGGGIGAKSNFDNLKSAKLLKVELIEEPDKYTKIFRVTVDLKYKKEVILSNGKQDWDCHMIYETPQTGWRIEGFGH, from the coding sequence ATGAGTGAACTGTTTCTCACTGTTTTAAGGATGAGTCTTACGGCAAGTTATGTAATACTTTGCGTGATGGTTGTAAGGCTATTGCTGAAAAAAGCTCCAAAGGTCATATCTTATGCTTTGTGGGCTGTGGTGGCTTTTCGCCTTGTGATTCCTTTTTCCTTTGAAAGCATGTTTAGTATTTTGCCGTCGAGAACAAATACTGTGCCGGTTCGTCATGAAGTAATCTATTACCAAAGTTCCCAGACTGACAGCGGGCAGGATGTGGGAGATTCATTAGCAGATTCATTTGCAAATGTACTGCGTTCTGACAAGTCCTCAATTGTTTCCAATGTTAAAGAAAGTATAAATCCGTTGGAGAATTTTATAGAGACAGGAACATACATATGGCTTTTGGGAATAATGGCATTACTTGTTTATAATTTAGCATCATTTTTAAAGCTAAAGAGACAGCTTAAAAGCGCACAGTTAATAGATAAAAATATCTATGAGGCCAAAAATCTGAAAACACCTTTTGTAATGGGAATAATAAAACCTAAAATATATTTGCCTGCCGGGCTTGACGACACCGAAAGAAGCTATATTTTGATACACGAGCAAACTCATATCAATCGAAAAGACTACATAATAAAAATATTGGCTTTCTTAATCTCATCCGTGCATTGGTTTAATCCCCTCGTGTGGCTTGCATTTGTATTAATGAGTACGGATATGGAATTATCCTGTGACGAAAAAGTGCTGAAAATTATGGGAGAGAATATTAAAAAGCCCTATGCCAATTCATTGTTGTCGCTTGCAACTGAAAGGCATATCCTAAATGGCGGTGCCCTGGCTTTTGGCGAGGGAAATATAAAAAGAAGGATAAAAAATGTATTAAACTACAGGAAATTTCCCCTTTGGGTGATTATTGTATCAGTGATAATTGTAATTGCAGCAGGAATTGCACTGGCTACAAATCCTAAGCCGGAAGAACCTGTTGAACAGAAAGAAAATGAAAAGAATTTGGTAGAAAGTCCTTTGGGCACAAAAGTGCAAATTGAATTTCTCTCCGACAACATGGGCTTTAAGTCCGCAGACAAGTTTGAGACAGACGATTCAAAAATATTTGCATTCATTGATTCAACACTTAGAAACAGCTTAACGCCTGCAAAAGAAAATGATTTGGAAAACAATCATACCAACCGCTATTTACTAAAATTATCCAATGAGACGGTCGAATACAGCTGTGAACTTTACTACGACACGCTGTATGACAAAGCCTATATTGCCAAAGACGGAGGACTTTACGAAGCAAGCACGGATTTTGCCCGTTATATTGATTCGTTTTTGGAAAATAGAAACATTAACATTTATATAGACAACGCCGATGCTGTGGAACTGTTTAAAAAATACGGATGGACCCTTGATTATCAGATTAACGCAATGGAAAACAAACTCAATGACATAAAAGCATTATCAAGTTTTAATCCTAACGCATATTATTTTGCTTACAACAACGAACTTTCAAAAGATATCGGCCTTGATATGAGCGAATACTCCAACACGCCCAATATTGAGGTTGAAGTATACAGGATTCATGAAAGTATGCCCCAGGAGTTTTATCCGATACAGAATTGCAGAGGGATTGTCGTAAAAAAAGGAGGCAAAATAATCGGCGCATTCATCAGTGCCGGTCGGCACAGCACTTTGAACGCCTGCAGTCTGAATGGGAACAGCTTTGAAAAAGTGACGGGCAAAACATTTAATGAATGGCTTGAGGAAATGGTTCGGCCTGACGAGATTGAGGCAAGACTTGCAAAGCTTACACCCGAGCAGGTTATTGAAGAATATTTCACGGCGCTTGACAAAAAGAACATTGAAGTGGCAAAACGTTGTATCTCTAAAAAAACCTTGTTGGAAAGTCTGACGGCAAATATGGAGAACAGTGAATTGTTTAATGAAAGTCTGGTATTGCCTTTGGCGGGTGGCGGTATTGGTGCAAAATCAAATTTTGACAATCTGAAATCTGCAAAATTGTTAAAGGTTGAATTGATTGAAGAACCTGACAAATACACAAAGATTTTCAGAGTAACGGTGGATTTGAAATATAAAAAAGAAGTAATACTTAGCAACGGCAAGCAGGATTGGGACTGCCACATGATTTATGAAACTCCGCAGACGGGATGGAGAATAGAAGGATTCGGACATTAA
- a CDS encoding ABC transporter ATP-binding protein: protein MVKDLARSIREYKKVSIITPILISLEVVIECIIPFITATLVNKIKSGCELNTIINYGIVLIIMAFLSLMFGAIAGSTAATASCGFAKNLRKDMFYSIQNYSFENIDKFMTSSLITRMTTDVTNVQHAYMMLIRVAVRAPLMLIFAFVMAFVMGGRMAWIFLVVDPFLAIGLSVIIYKALPLFRKVFKKYDALNRSIQENIKGMRVVKSFVREDYEQKKFDAAAEDVCADFTRAERILAFNGPLMQFCMYVVMVFVLSFGSYTIITSRGLDFDIGQFSAILTYNFMILMSLMMLSMVFVMITMAGESAKRIVEVINEKSTMTNPENPIYTVKDGSISFENVSFKYSEKAERMTLENINLEIKSGETIGIIGGTGSSKTTLVQLIPRLYDATEGVVKVGGVDVRNYDLETLRNEVAMVLQKNVLFSGTIKENLRWGNKDATDEELIEACKLACAHEFISQFPKGYDTYIEQGGTNVSGGQRQRLCIARALLKKPKILILDDSTSAVDTKTDAKIRKALKNYMPETTKIIIAQRTASVEDADRIIVMDGGTINGIGTHEQLLAENTIYREIYFSQNKAGVESGK, encoded by the coding sequence ATGGTTAAAGATCTGGCACGAAGCATTCGTGAGTACAAAAAAGTATCAATTATAACTCCCATACTGATAAGCCTGGAAGTGGTGATTGAATGCATAATCCCATTCATCACTGCGACTTTGGTTAACAAAATCAAAAGCGGATGTGAATTAAACACAATTATCAACTATGGTATAGTCTTGATTATCATGGCATTTCTGTCGTTGATGTTCGGTGCGATTGCAGGCTCAACCGCTGCCACTGCGTCCTGCGGGTTTGCAAAGAATTTAAGAAAAGATATGTTCTATAGTATTCAGAACTATTCTTTTGAAAATATCGACAAATTCATGACATCTTCACTGATTACCCGTATGACCACCGATGTTACCAATGTGCAGCATGCGTATATGATGCTCATTCGAGTGGCGGTTCGCGCTCCTTTAATGTTGATTTTTGCATTTGTAATGGCATTTGTAATGGGCGGGCGCATGGCATGGATTTTCCTGGTTGTCGATCCGTTCCTTGCAATTGGCCTTAGTGTTATAATTTACAAAGCATTGCCTTTGTTCAGAAAAGTGTTTAAAAAATATGACGCTTTAAACCGTTCCATTCAGGAAAACATTAAAGGTATGCGTGTTGTAAAATCTTTTGTCCGCGAGGACTATGAGCAAAAGAAATTTGATGCGGCGGCGGAAGATGTGTGCGCGGACTTTACAAGAGCGGAACGTATTTTGGCTTTTAACGGCCCCTTGATGCAGTTTTGCATGTATGTAGTCATGGTTTTCGTTTTGTCCTTTGGTTCCTATACGATTATCACCAGCCGGGGATTGGATTTTGATATCGGGCAGTTTTCAGCCATATTGACATACAACTTTATGATTTTAATGAGCCTTATGATGCTTTCCATGGTGTTTGTAATGATTACCATGGCCGGTGAATCCGCAAAGCGTATTGTTGAAGTAATTAATGAGAAAAGTACGATGACAAATCCGGAAAACCCGATTTATACGGTAAAAGATGGTTCAATATCCTTTGAGAATGTAAGTTTCAAATATTCCGAAAAGGCAGAAAGAATGACGCTGGAAAATATAAATTTGGAGATTAAATCCGGGGAAACCATCGGAATTATAGGGGGCACAGGTTCTTCAAAGACGACTCTTGTCCAGCTGATTCCACGTTTGTACGACGCTACCGAAGGAGTTGTGAAAGTAGGGGGCGTGGATGTAAGAAATTATGATTTGGAAACTTTGCGCAATGAAGTTGCCATGGTGCTGCAGAAAAATGTCCTGTTTTCCGGAACCATCAAGGAAAATCTTCGCTGGGGAAACAAAGATGCCACGGATGAAGAATTGATAGAGGCTTGCAAGCTTGCTTGTGCCCATGAATTTATCAGTCAATTTCCCAAAGGCTATGATACCTATATTGAGCAGGGCGGTACCAATGTGTCGGGCGGACAGAGGCAAAGACTCTGTATTGCAAGGGCGCTTCTGAAAAAACCCAAAATATTGATTCTGGATGATTCCACCAGTGCCGTGGATACCAAGACTGATGCAAAAATTCGCAAGGCACTTAAAAATTACATGCCCGAGACAACCAAGATAATTATCGCCCAGAGAACGGCTTCTGTTGAAGATGCAGACAGAATTATAGTAATGGATGGCGGAACCATAAACGGAATCGGAACCCATGAGCAGTTGCTGGCTGAGAATACAATCTACAGGGAAATATATTTTTCTCAAAACAAGGCAGGTGTGGAAAGTGGAAAATAA
- a CDS encoding ABC transporter ATP-binding protein, producing the protein MENNVKKNKKSIVLRLFKDILEFYPVMLPVAIVCILFNATISSIPAVFMQNVIAIVENNWRTGDWNAVGGRILSLVAVLVAFYTLSILSGIAYNQMMAIITQGTLKKFRCKMFARMQTLPIKYVDTHNHGDIMSVYTNDIDTLRQMISQSFPQLLLSGITVLTVFSIMVYFCLWLTIIVLIGVIAMFFVTRRVGGGSAKYFIRQQKALGRVEGFIEEMMNGQKVIKVFCREEEVKKDFDKLNEALFDDARKANRYANILAPILNNIGNVLYVFVAITGGVLLVTNAPNVSLSGLSMGISIVVPFLNMTKQFVGNINQVSQQINAVIMGLAGAQRIYELIDEEPEQDDGYVTLVNVREENGQLIECEERTGIWAWKHPHSSDGSVTYTKLMGDVRLFNVDFEYEPGKSVLHDISLYAKPGQKVAFVGATGAGKTTITNLLNRFYDIADGKIRYDGININKIKKSDLRRAVGIVLQDTNLFTGTVMDNIRYGKLDATDEECIAAAKLAGADDFIRRLPDGYYTMLTENGANLSQGQRQLISIARVAVADPPVMILDEATSSIDTRTEAIVQRGMDALMEGRTVFVIAHRLSTVKNANVIIVLDHGRIIERGTHEELIAQKGQYYQLYTGAFELE; encoded by the coding sequence GTGGAAAATAATGTCAAGAAAAACAAAAAATCGATTGTGCTTCGATTGTTCAAAGATATATTGGAGTTTTACCCGGTAATGTTACCGGTTGCTATTGTGTGTATATTATTCAATGCGACTATCAGCTCTATTCCGGCTGTATTTATGCAAAACGTGATTGCCATTGTGGAGAATAACTGGCGGACCGGAGACTGGAATGCGGTAGGGGGAAGGATATTATCCCTTGTTGCCGTATTGGTGGCATTTTACACGCTGTCGATCCTTAGCGGTATTGCATACAACCAGATGATGGCGATTATTACCCAGGGGACTTTGAAGAAATTCCGCTGCAAAATGTTTGCCAGGATGCAGACTCTTCCAATCAAGTATGTGGATACTCACAATCATGGTGACATTATGAGTGTTTACACCAATGATATTGATACGCTGCGCCAAATGATCTCCCAAAGCTTTCCGCAACTTTTATTGTCCGGTATTACGGTTCTTACCGTATTTTCCATCATGGTTTATTTTTGTTTGTGGCTGACGATTATTGTATTAATAGGTGTAATCGCAATGTTTTTTGTTACAAGAAGGGTGGGCGGTGGTTCCGCCAAGTATTTCATCAGACAGCAGAAAGCCCTTGGACGCGTGGAAGGCTTTATAGAAGAAATGATGAACGGACAAAAAGTAATAAAAGTATTTTGTCGCGAAGAGGAAGTCAAGAAAGATTTTGACAAACTCAATGAGGCTTTATTTGATGATGCAAGGAAAGCAAACCGCTATGCCAATATTTTAGCTCCGATTTTAAATAACATTGGTAATGTATTGTATGTTTTTGTTGCCATTACCGGCGGTGTTTTATTGGTTACAAACGCGCCGAATGTAAGTCTTTCCGGACTTTCCATGGGAATCAGCATTGTCGTTCCTTTCCTTAACATGACAAAACAGTTTGTTGGCAATATAAACCAGGTGTCCCAGCAGATAAATGCGGTTATTATGGGGCTTGCCGGTGCGCAGCGGATTTATGAGCTGATTGACGAGGAACCGGAGCAGGATGACGGATATGTTACCTTGGTAAATGTCCGCGAAGAAAACGGTCAGTTGATTGAATGTGAAGAGAGAACGGGAATCTGGGCCTGGAAACATCCTCACAGCAGTGACGGCTCGGTAACGTATACGAAGCTCATGGGGGATGTGAGATTGTTTAACGTCGATTTCGAATATGAACCGGGAAAGTCTGTTTTGCATGATATCAGCCTTTATGCGAAGCCGGGTCAAAAAGTGGCGTTTGTCGGTGCCACCGGTGCCGGCAAGACCACAATTACGAATTTACTTAATCGCTTTTATGATATTGCCGACGGTAAAATACGTTATGACGGTATTAATATCAACAAAATCAAAAAATCGGATCTTCGCCGCGCCGTTGGTATAGTACTTCAGGATACCAACCTTTTTACCGGTACCGTAATGGACAATATCCGCTACGGCAAACTGGATGCCACTGATGAAGAGTGTATTGCGGCCGCAAAACTTGCAGGTGCCGATGACTTTATACGCCGTTTGCCCGACGGATATTATACAATGCTTACTGAAAACGGGGCAAATCTGTCCCAGGGACAGAGACAGTTGATTTCCATTGCGAGAGTGGCGGTTGCGGATCCTCCGGTTATGATTTTGGATGAAGCGACATCTTCCATTGATACAAGAACCGAGGCAATTGTTCAGCGGGGTATGGATGCTTTGATGGAGGGAAGGACTGTGTTTGTAATTGCCCATCGTCTGTCCACGGTTAAAAACGCCAATGTTATCATTGTGTTGGATCACGGACGTATCATTGAACGGGGCACTCACGAGGAACTGATAGCCCAAAAGGGTCAGTATTATCAACTCTACACAGGTGCTTTTGAGCTGGAATAA
- a CDS encoding aminoacyl-histidine dipeptidase, whose product MVIFMSTIHTIEPRKVFHWFYQINQIPRCSGNEKRISDFLVNFARERNLEVYQDELYNVIIKKPATPGYENAPAVIIQGHSDMVCIKGEGSNHNFDTDPIEMIVEGDILRANNTTLGGDDGIAVAYGLAILDSDDLKHPAIELLVTTREETGMDGAMALTGEHLSGKILLNIDSDEEGVFLVSCAGGANQIVTFPLKKEKKRGTGLKIKVSGLKGGHSGMEIVKQRANAIKLLARILDQCRDKVTLAKITGGSKHNAIPKEAEAVVLTEDLEGTVRIVESLAKELKEEYRVEDSGLTVTVTEVGVEEVFLKQISNDVIDFLMMTPDGVQYMSKDIEGLVQTSVNNAVVEEKEGRLVVTISLRSSSESSLREMLNRVALIAKRTNGMAKESNFYPAWEYDDKSEIRKTAVRVYEEMFDKKAKLTAVHAGLECGVLKKKLPDVDMISFGPNLYDIHTEKEHLSISSVERVWRFLIRLLEEIK is encoded by the coding sequence ATGGTGATATTTATGTCAACAATTCACACAATCGAGCCGCGCAAAGTGTTTCACTGGTTTTATCAAATTAACCAGATTCCGCGATGTTCCGGCAATGAAAAAAGAATCAGCGATTTTTTGGTGAATTTCGCCAGAGAAAGAAATCTGGAAGTTTATCAGGACGAACTTTACAACGTAATCATCAAAAAGCCTGCAACTCCGGGCTATGAAAATGCGCCTGCCGTCATTATACAAGGCCACAGTGACATGGTCTGCATAAAAGGTGAAGGTTCCAACCATAATTTTGACACGGATCCTATCGAAATGATTGTGGAAGGTGACATTTTAAGAGCGAACAACACAACCCTTGGCGGAGACGATGGGATTGCCGTTGCTTACGGTTTGGCAATTTTGGATTCCGATGATTTAAAACATCCTGCCATTGAACTTTTGGTCACGACGAGGGAAGAGACGGGCATGGACGGGGCGATGGCTCTGACCGGTGAACATTTAAGCGGGAAAATACTGCTTAACATTGATTCAGACGAGGAAGGTGTTTTTTTAGTCAGCTGTGCCGGCGGTGCAAACCAGATTGTTACCTTCCCGTTAAAAAAGGAGAAGAAAAGAGGCACGGGCCTTAAAATTAAAGTTTCCGGCCTTAAAGGCGGCCACTCCGGAATGGAGATTGTCAAGCAAAGGGCAAACGCAATTAAACTTTTGGCCCGTATTTTGGACCAATGCAGGGACAAGGTTACTTTGGCAAAGATTACGGGTGGCAGCAAACATAATGCAATTCCAAAGGAAGCGGAAGCGGTTGTTTTGACAGAAGATTTGGAAGGCACGGTACGTATAGTAGAGTCCCTGGCAAAGGAATTGAAAGAAGAATACCGGGTGGAAGACAGCGGACTTACTGTTACCGTAACGGAAGTTGGAGTTGAAGAAGTTTTCTTAAAGCAAATATCCAACGATGTAATTGATTTTCTGATGATGACGCCGGACGGCGTTCAGTATATGTCAAAGGATATCGAAGGTTTGGTTCAGACGAGTGTCAACAATGCCGTGGTGGAAGAAAAAGAAGGGCGGCTCGTTGTTACAATATCTCTCCGTTCTTCATCGGAAAGTTCTTTAAGAGAAATGTTAAACCGTGTAGCGCTGATTGCAAAAAGGACAAACGGGATGGCCAAAGAAAGCAATTTTTATCCGGCATGGGAGTATGATGACAAGTCTGAAATAAGAAAAACGGCAGTCAGGGTTTATGAAGAGATGTTTGACAAAAAAGCAAAATTGACTGCGGTTCATGCGGGACTTGAATGCGGTGTGCTCAAGAAAAAATTGCCTGATGTTGATATGATTAGTTTCGGGCCAAATTTATATGACATTCATACGGAAAAAGAGCATCTTAGCATCTCATCGGTGGAAAGAGTTTGGAGATTTCTAATTCGTTTGCTTGAAGAGATAAAATAA
- the cbiB gene encoding adenosylcobinamide-phosphate synthase CbiB encodes MSLFFLLDVFVAFFADFVIGHPDWLPRPEKFIEWIGKYVENIMRRIINISSSKKVKALGEDIVRSTSKTYRNERIAGVAFVLVMTTLVALIVAALLELSMFIDPILFHAVNTCLIYLSFGSRAVAKESYKVFDALKERDVFKARNMLAAVIGIKTENLDEKEIIKRTVESTAEDTADRVISPIFYASLASFFSLGATIVWIYKTINILDRMVGYKNDEYRHFGWATAKLDDIVNFIPARLTGILIVAGAFLTGKEYKNSYSIMMRDRKKHASPNSGYPEAAVAGALGIRLGTEVLRLGDIVEKPAIGDDINELDIKAISQTVSLMYAASFIALLLMEALGLLIFVFYNYVY; translated from the coding sequence ATGAGTTTGTTTTTTCTTTTGGATGTGTTTGTTGCATTTTTCGCGGATTTTGTTATTGGCCATCCGGATTGGTTGCCTCGCCCGGAAAAGTTCATCGAATGGATTGGAAAATATGTTGAGAATATAATGCGCAGAATTATCAATATATCATCTTCAAAAAAAGTCAAAGCATTGGGAGAGGATATTGTTCGCAGTACCAGTAAAACATACAGAAACGAAAGAATTGCCGGAGTGGCTTTTGTTCTGGTAATGACGACTCTTGTAGCTTTAATTGTTGCTGCTTTGCTGGAACTGTCAATGTTTATAGACCCTATACTGTTTCATGCTGTAAACACCTGTTTGATATATTTGTCTTTCGGGTCGAGAGCTGTTGCAAAAGAAAGTTACAAGGTATTTGACGCGTTAAAAGAAAGGGATGTGTTCAAAGCCAGAAATATGCTCGCTGCCGTAATAGGGATAAAAACTGAAAATCTTGACGAAAAGGAAATTATAAAAAGGACGGTGGAGTCAACGGCTGAAGATACAGCAGACAGAGTAATATCCCCGATTTTTTATGCATCTTTGGCTTCATTTTTTAGTTTAGGTGCTACAATAGTTTGGATTTATAAAACCATAAATATTTTAGACCGAATGGTGGGCTATAAAAATGACGAATACAGGCATTTCGGCTGGGCAACGGCAAAGCTTGACGACATTGTGAATTTCATACCTGCAAGGCTGACAGGAATATTGATAGTTGCAGGTGCTTTTTTAACCGGAAAAGAATACAAAAACAGTTATTCTATTATGATGAGGGACAGGAAAAAACATGCAAGCCCGAATTCAGGCTATCCCGAGGCCGCTGTGGCGGGAGCGTTGGGAATAAGGCTTGGAACGGAAGTGTTGCGTTTGGGCGATATTGTTGAAAAGCCCGCAATTGGTGATGATATAAATGAACTGGATATTAAAGCCATTTCTCAGACGGTCAGCCTGATGTACGCTGCATCGTTTATTGCCTTGTTGCTGATGGAAGCTTTAGGACTTTTGATATTTGTGTTTTATAACTATGTATATTAA
- the cobU gene encoding bifunctional adenosylcobinamide kinase/adenosylcobinamide-phosphate guanylyltransferase, producing the protein MGRFILVTGGARSGKSSFAESLVKECGNENDVLYIATSIPFDEEMKKRVKKHKERRPSGWTTLEAYRDFDIKLDKAGAGKKYILLDCITIMVSNIILEKCIDWNILPENAEDEAEMEAVREVEKLLCAVKALNVTFIAVTNEVGMGIVPGNRLSRVFQDIAGRVNQMLAKNADEVYFCVSGIPVRIK; encoded by the coding sequence ATGGGCAGGTTTATTCTTGTTACAGGCGGCGCGAGAAGTGGTAAAAGTTCTTTTGCGGAATCACTGGTTAAAGAATGCGGCAATGAAAATGATGTTTTATATATCGCAACATCAATACCTTTTGACGAGGAAATGAAAAAAAGGGTGAAAAAACATAAAGAGCGAAGGCCTTCCGGCTGGACAACCCTTGAAGCTTACAGAGACTTTGATATAAAACTTGATAAGGCGGGAGCCGGCAAAAAATATATTTTGCTTGATTGTATAACTATTATGGTTTCAAATATTATTTTGGAAAAATGTATTGACTGGAACATATTGCCTGAAAATGCCGAGGATGAAGCGGAGATGGAAGCTGTACGTGAGGTTGAAAAGCTTCTTTGCGCTGTAAAGGCATTGAATGTCACATTCATTGCGGTAACGAATGAGGTGGGAATGGGAATTGTGCCGGGAAACAGGCTTTCGAGAGTATTTCAGGACATAGCCGGAAGAGTAAATCAGATGCTGGCAAAAAATGCTGATGAGGTGTATTTTTGTGTTTCGGGAATTCCCGTCAGGATTAAATGA
- the cobS gene encoding adenosylcobinamide-GDP ribazoletransferase, producing MKYLKRILLMVGFLTRIPVPFKIDGTEEDYGKGLVFAPVVGLLIGGILTILFYILKRFFPPGVTGILLIAAYIMLTGGLHLDGLGDTFDGIFSNRSREKMLEIMRDSRIGTNAVLAVICVVILNYALLSSIPLSGLPKALLLFPVAGRIGSLVGAGSTVYAREGEGLGKSFINCCGIKEILQGGIIYFIVSLLVLNIKGLLLAAATMITSFATVKFFAGKVGGATGDILGAVCELNQTFFLILFYLFK from the coding sequence TTGAAGTATTTAAAGAGAATACTGCTGATGGTTGGGTTTCTTACCAGAATTCCCGTTCCTTTCAAGATTGACGGTACTGAAGAGGATTATGGTAAAGGGTTGGTCTTTGCTCCGGTTGTCGGTTTGCTGATAGGAGGAATATTAACGATACTTTTTTATATATTGAAAAGATTTTTTCCGCCTGGGGTTACAGGCATTTTGCTGATAGCGGCATATATAATGTTGACAGGCGGGCTTCATTTGGATGGATTGGGAGATACCTTTGACGGAATATTTTCAAACCGAAGCCGGGAAAAAATGCTGGAAATCATGCGGGACAGCAGAATCGGAACAAATGCTGTGCTGGCGGTTATTTGCGTTGTTATTTTAAATTACGCTTTGTTAAGTTCCATTCCGTTATCCGGCCTTCCCAAAGCGCTGCTTTTGTTTCCTGTGGCCGGAAGAATCGGTTCTTTGGTTGGTGCGGGCAGTACAGTTTATGCCCGGGAGGGTGAAGGCTTGGGCAAATCCTTTATAAACTGTTGTGGAATAAAAGAAATTTTACAGGGCGGAATAATATATTTTATTGTTTCTCTTTTGGTCCTGAATATAAAAGGGTTGCTTCTGGCTGCTGCTACTATGATTACATCATTTGCCACGGTGAAATTTTTTGCCGGGAAGGTGGGAGGAGCGACCGGAGATATATTGGGGGCAGTGTGTGAGTTAAATCAAACCTTCTTTTTAATACTGTTCTATCTTTTTAAATAA